One window of the Pseudofrankia sp. DC12 genome contains the following:
- a CDS encoding CDP-alcohol phosphatidyltransferase family protein has translation MTIAGMAGGASAPDGEAALSAGTGPVDAAALAGTVPVVGAATGAAGELAGPGADPVASGARLLNIANILTIMRLVLVPVFVVFLFVGPHEDVWRLAAFAAYAVAAVTDQIDGAVARKHGLVTEFGAFVDPVADKALTGAALVSLSILNEIPWVVTAVIVLRELGVTLLRLWVIRHGVIAASRGGKLKTLLLNISLGLAVLPLTGLAADVSKAVLAVALVVAVATGIDYVARALKLRNTSRAARQPAEAGQAPDGSGRGVDAG, from the coding sequence GTGACGATCGCCGGCATGGCCGGCGGCGCCTCGGCGCCGGACGGCGAGGCCGCCTTGTCAGCGGGCACCGGGCCCGTCGACGCCGCCGCGTTGGCGGGCACCGTGCCCGTCGTCGGCGCGGCCACCGGGGCCGCCGGCGAGCTCGCCGGCCCGGGCGCCGACCCGGTCGCGTCGGGGGCGCGACTGCTCAACATCGCGAACATTCTGACGATCATGCGCCTCGTCCTGGTGCCGGTGTTCGTCGTGTTCCTGTTCGTCGGGCCGCATGAGGACGTCTGGCGGCTCGCCGCGTTCGCGGCCTACGCCGTCGCGGCCGTCACCGACCAGATCGACGGTGCGGTCGCCCGCAAGCACGGCCTGGTGACCGAGTTCGGGGCGTTCGTCGACCCGGTCGCGGACAAGGCGCTGACCGGCGCCGCGCTGGTGTCGTTGTCGATCCTGAACGAGATCCCGTGGGTGGTCACCGCGGTGATCGTGCTGCGCGAACTGGGCGTGACGCTGCTACGGCTGTGGGTCATCAGGCACGGGGTGATCGCGGCCAGCCGCGGCGGCAAGCTGAAGACGTTGCTGCTGAACATCTCGCTCGGGCTGGCGGTGCTGCCGCTCACGGGCCTCGCGGCGGACGTCAGCAAGGCGGTGCTCGCCGTCGCGCTGGTCGTGGCCGTCGCCACGGGCATCGACTACGTCGCCCGGGCGCTGAAGCTTCGGAACACCTCCAGAGCGGCGCGCCAGCCGGCCGAGGCCGGGCAGGCACCGGATGGGTCAGGACGGGGCGTCGATGCTGGCTGA
- a CDS encoding helix-turn-helix transcriptional regulator, whose amino-acid sequence MVLLRRMIGEALRRRRQDQHRTLREVSSAARVSLGYLSEVERGQKEASSELLASICDALGVRLADLLREVSDDVELAELAADTPRVGAPIVVSARPPAPMVDRAA is encoded by the coding sequence ATGGTCCTGCTCCGACGCATGATCGGCGAGGCGCTCCGCCGCCGCCGCCAGGATCAGCACCGCACGCTGCGCGAGGTGTCCTCAGCGGCGCGGGTCTCGCTCGGTTACCTGTCCGAGGTCGAGCGAGGGCAGAAGGAGGCCAGTTCCGAGCTGCTCGCGTCGATCTGCGACGCGCTCGGCGTCCGGCTGGCCGATCTGCTCCGCGAGGTCAGTGACGACGTGGAGCTCGCCGAGCTCGCGGCCGACACCCCGCGGGTCGGCGCTCCGATCGTGGTGTCCGCCCGCCCGCCGGCCCCGATGGTCGACCGCGCCGCCTAG
- a CDS encoding PspA/IM30 family protein: protein MANVVRRAFRYLSASANRKFDEKADPRVQIDQAIDESRRQHEALRQQAALVLGNQRQLEMRMARQIENVANLTESARTALTFADDARVAGDAAAAAQYEQTAQTFASELVSAESALEDMRTLHLQAEQSSSLARRAVDDNTDRLRQQLAERARLLTQIEHAAMREQMSKAMESMSELTPVGDTPTLAEIREKVEKRYSVAMGRHELASSGVEARMLEVRRASIDARATNRLAELRASLPAGPAAARGEAGGPAQQVASGGDRVALGKSEQPGPGTSTAHGTPENQNAAGPTPENH from the coding sequence ATGGCGAATGTCGTCCGGCGGGCCTTCCGCTATCTGTCGGCGTCGGCGAACCGGAAGTTCGACGAGAAGGCCGATCCGCGGGTGCAGATCGACCAGGCCATCGACGAGAGCCGCCGCCAGCACGAGGCGCTGCGCCAGCAGGCCGCCCTCGTGCTCGGCAACCAGCGTCAGCTGGAAATGCGGATGGCCCGCCAGATCGAGAACGTCGCGAACCTCACCGAGTCGGCCCGTACCGCGCTGACCTTCGCCGACGACGCGCGGGTGGCCGGCGACGCGGCGGCGGCCGCCCAGTACGAGCAGACCGCGCAGACGTTCGCCAGCGAACTGGTCTCCGCCGAGTCGGCCCTGGAGGACATGCGCACGCTGCACCTGCAGGCCGAGCAGTCCAGCAGCTTGGCGCGCCGCGCGGTCGACGACAACACCGACCGGCTACGCCAGCAGCTCGCCGAGCGGGCGCGGCTGCTGACCCAGATCGAGCACGCCGCGATGCGCGAGCAGATGAGCAAGGCCATGGAGTCGATGTCGGAGCTCACCCCGGTTGGCGACACTCCGACGCTCGCGGAGATCAGGGAGAAGGTCGAGAAGCGGTACTCGGTCGCGATGGGCCGCCACGAGCTGGCGTCCTCCGGCGTCGAGGCGAGAATGCTGGAGGTCCGCCGGGCGAGCATCGACGCCCGGGCCACCAACCGGCTCGCCGAGCTGCGGGCCAGCCTGCCGGCCGGGCCCGCCGCGGCCCGCGGCGAGGCGGGCGGTCCGGCGCAGCAGGTAGCGTCCGGCGGCGACCGGGTCGCCCTCGGTAAGAGCGAGCAGCCTGGGCCGGGCACCTCCACCGCGCACGGCACGCCGGAGAACCAGAACGCCGCCGGTCCGACGCCCGAGAACCACTGA
- a CDS encoding helix-turn-helix domain-containing protein produces MAIDEPRDQRRAENPGPSPDGPAAQPVTDPSSGGADPAASPGARLTAARVAAGMSVDEVSARTRIRATLIRQMEADDFAAVGGAVYARGHIRGIARALGADPEPIVAAFAVAQPAGAPPSLRAPTNSFDPLRHGATSGSSRRWGTAMVVAAVVFCVVLVFTLLRPGPSHGRPGATSSSRSPVAAAPARPAPAPTTPAPTEVSLRLQAVGAPSWLQVSDDSNKVLYQQILTQGASQTLTAKAMRVRIGNAGAMSLNCNGHDLGSLGGPGQVVTVQLGLGDAGACKVEGGPASAGPAR; encoded by the coding sequence GTGGCTATCGACGAGCCGCGCGACCAGCGACGCGCCGAAAATCCCGGCCCGTCGCCGGACGGGCCGGCCGCGCAGCCGGTGACCGACCCGTCCTCGGGCGGCGCCGATCCGGCCGCCTCCCCAGGGGCGCGCCTGACCGCGGCGCGCGTCGCGGCCGGGATGTCGGTCGACGAGGTCAGCGCTCGCACCCGGATCCGGGCCACGCTGATCCGCCAGATGGAGGCAGACGACTTCGCAGCCGTCGGCGGCGCCGTCTATGCCCGCGGCCACATCCGCGGGATCGCCCGGGCGCTCGGCGCCGACCCGGAGCCGATCGTCGCGGCCTTCGCCGTGGCGCAGCCGGCTGGTGCGCCGCCGTCGCTGCGGGCGCCGACCAACTCGTTCGATCCGCTGCGCCACGGCGCCACCAGCGGGAGCAGCCGGCGGTGGGGGACCGCGATGGTCGTCGCCGCGGTCGTGTTCTGCGTCGTCCTCGTGTTCACCCTGCTGCGGCCCGGTCCGTCCCACGGCCGGCCCGGGGCGACGTCCAGCTCGCGAAGCCCGGTCGCCGCGGCCCCGGCGCGCCCGGCGCCCGCCCCGACGACGCCGGCGCCGACCGAGGTCAGCCTGCGGCTGCAGGCCGTGGGGGCGCCCAGCTGGCTGCAGGTCAGCGACGACTCGAACAAGGTGCTCTACCAGCAGATCCTCACGCAGGGCGCGTCCCAGACGCTGACCGCCAAGGCCATGCGGGTGCGGATCGGCAACGCGGGCGCGATGAGCCTGAACTGCAACGGCCACGATCTGGGCTCGCTCGGCGGTCCGGGCCAGGTGGTGACGGTGCAGCTCGGGCTGGGTGACGCCGGAGCGTGCAAGGTCGAGGGCGGCCCGGCATCGGCGGGACCGGCGCGCTGA
- a CDS encoding ribonuclease J, protein MSHPHPGLSAPPPLPAEGLRIIALGGLGEIGRNMTVFEHAGRLLIVDCGVLFPETDQPGVDLILPDFTAIRDRLDDIEAVILTHAHEDHIGAVPYLLRERADIPLVGTRLTLALMVAKLQEHRIKPVTLQITEEERHSFGPFDLEFFAVNHSIPDAVAVAIRTAAGLVLHTGDFKMDQLPLDGRLTDLGGFARLGAEGVDLLMSDSTNAEVPGFVTSEREIAPVLDGVFREAGKRIIVACFASHVHRVQQVLDAAEAHGRSVAFIGRSMVRNMGVARDLGLLRVPPGLIIDARDVESLPDRNICLISTGSQGEPLSALSRMANRDHAIRIEAGDTVVLASSLIPGNEESVYRVINGLTRWGAKVVHKGVAKVHTSGHAPAGELLYVLNATRPSNMMPVHGEWRHLRAHGVLAELTGLPPERIVLAEDGMVVDLVEGQASITGVVPCGYVYVDGLAVGDVRESSLKDRRILGEEGFITITAVVDAAAGKVVAGPELMARGFSDDKVAFDKVRKLINDGLADGMRNGMTDVNALQQLVRRIVGRWVSDNYRRRPMIIPVVVEV, encoded by the coding sequence ATGAGCCACCCGCATCCGGGGCTGAGCGCCCCGCCGCCGCTGCCCGCCGAGGGCCTGCGGATCATCGCCCTCGGCGGTCTCGGTGAGATCGGCCGGAACATGACGGTCTTCGAACACGCGGGCCGGCTGCTCATCGTCGACTGCGGCGTGCTGTTCCCGGAGACCGACCAGCCCGGCGTCGACCTGATCCTTCCGGACTTCACCGCCATCCGGGACCGCCTCGACGACATTGAGGCGGTAATCCTCACGCACGCACACGAGGACCACATCGGCGCGGTGCCCTACCTGCTGCGCGAGCGGGCGGACATCCCGCTGGTCGGGACGCGGCTGACGCTGGCGCTGATGGTCGCCAAACTGCAGGAGCACCGGATCAAGCCGGTCACCCTCCAGATCACCGAGGAGGAGCGGCACAGCTTCGGGCCGTTCGACCTCGAGTTCTTCGCGGTCAACCACTCCATCCCGGACGCGGTCGCCGTCGCGATCCGCACCGCCGCCGGCCTGGTGCTGCACACCGGCGACTTCAAGATGGACCAGCTGCCGCTCGACGGCCGGCTCACCGACCTCGGCGGCTTCGCGCGGCTGGGTGCCGAGGGCGTCGACCTGCTGATGTCGGACTCGACGAACGCCGAGGTCCCCGGGTTCGTCACGTCCGAGCGCGAGATCGCCCCGGTGCTCGACGGCGTGTTCCGCGAGGCCGGCAAGCGGATCATCGTGGCCTGTTTCGCGAGCCATGTCCACCGCGTCCAGCAGGTCCTCGACGCCGCCGAGGCGCACGGCCGCTCGGTCGCGTTCATCGGCCGCTCGATGGTCCGCAACATGGGGGTCGCCCGCGACCTGGGCCTGCTCCGGGTGCCGCCGGGCCTGATCATCGACGCCCGCGACGTCGAGTCGCTGCCGGACCGGAACATCTGCCTGATCTCCACCGGGTCCCAGGGGGAGCCGCTCTCGGCGCTGTCCCGGATGGCCAACCGCGACCACGCGATCCGGATCGAGGCCGGCGACACCGTCGTGCTCGCCTCCAGCCTGATCCCGGGCAACGAGGAGTCGGTCTACCGGGTCATCAACGGGCTGACCAGGTGGGGCGCCAAGGTCGTCCACAAGGGCGTCGCCAAGGTGCACACCTCCGGCCACGCGCCGGCCGGCGAGCTGCTCTACGTGCTGAACGCGACCAGGCCGTCGAACATGATGCCCGTGCACGGCGAGTGGCGGCACCTGCGGGCGCACGGCGTGCTCGCCGAGCTGACCGGCCTGCCGCCGGAGCGGATCGTCCTCGCCGAGGACGGCATGGTCGTCGACCTGGTCGAGGGCCAGGCGTCGATCACGGGCGTCGTGCCGTGCGGCTACGTCTACGTCGACGGCCTGGCCGTGGGCGACGTCCGTGAGTCGAGCCTGAAGGACCGGCGGATCCTCGGTGAGGAGGGCTTCATCACGATCACCGCCGTGGTGGACGCCGCCGCGGGGAAGGTCGTCGCCGGCCCGGAACTGATGGCGCGCGGCTTCTCCGACGACAAGGTCGCCTTCGACAAGGTGCGCAAGCTGATAAACGACGGCCTGGCCGACGGCATGCGCAACGGCATGACCGACGTCAACGCGCTCCAACAGCTGGTCCGCCGCATCGTCGGCCGCTGGGTGAGCGACAACTACCGCCGCCGCCCCATGATCATCCCGGTGGTCGTCGAGGTCTGA
- a CDS encoding MiaB/RimO family radical SAM methylthiotransferase — translation MPAGQAHRVALVTLGCSRNEVDSEELAARLAAGGFQLVDDAADADAVLVNTCGFVDVAKKDSIDALLAADGLRGDGGSGPGPQAVVAVGCLAERYGAELAESLPEADAVLGFDAYPDIADRLSAVLAGNRPAAHVPRDRRSLLPISPVERGQAAAGVVVPGHGSRAAESLGAAVVRRRLEDGPVAALKISSGCDRRCSFCAIPSFRGSHVSRPPQDILAEAEWLAGQGARELVLVSENSTSYGKDLGDLRALEKLLPQLAAMPGIVRVRTVYLQPAETRPSLLEVLLTTPGAAPYLDLSFQHASPSVLRRMRRFGGSADFLDLLRRGRDLAPALGARSNFIVGFPGETAEDLDILADFLEQADLDAIGIFGYSDEDGTEAVRLPDKLPDGEIEDRRARIADLVEQLTAARAERRVGEIVEVLVEEIDEDEGGGAGAAQIAYGSAGHQQRDADGACSVRLAAGAGGEPVAVGDLVAARVVGAEGVDLVTELVEVVDRARGVPEPVAAGARP, via the coding sequence GTGCCCGCTGGTCAAGCCCACCGCGTCGCTCTGGTCACGCTGGGTTGTTCGCGTAACGAGGTCGACTCGGAGGAACTCGCCGCCCGGCTCGCCGCCGGCGGGTTCCAGCTGGTCGACGATGCTGCCGACGCCGACGCGGTGCTGGTGAACACCTGCGGTTTCGTCGACGTCGCGAAGAAGGACTCGATCGACGCGCTGCTCGCCGCCGACGGGCTGCGCGGCGACGGCGGGAGCGGTCCGGGCCCCCAGGCCGTCGTCGCGGTCGGCTGCCTCGCCGAGCGGTACGGCGCCGAGCTCGCCGAGAGCCTGCCCGAGGCCGACGCCGTCCTCGGCTTCGACGCCTACCCCGACATCGCGGACCGGCTGTCCGCAGTGCTGGCTGGCAACCGGCCGGCCGCGCACGTGCCGCGGGACCGCCGGTCGCTGCTGCCGATCTCTCCGGTCGAACGTGGTCAGGCCGCGGCCGGCGTGGTCGTCCCGGGCCACGGCTCGCGGGCGGCCGAGAGCCTGGGCGCGGCGGTGGTGCGGCGACGGCTGGAGGACGGCCCGGTGGCGGCGCTGAAGATCTCCAGCGGCTGCGACCGGCGGTGCAGCTTCTGCGCGATCCCGTCGTTCCGCGGCTCCCACGTCTCCCGGCCGCCGCAGGACATCCTGGCCGAGGCCGAGTGGCTGGCCGGCCAGGGCGCCCGCGAGCTGGTGCTCGTCAGCGAGAACTCGACCTCCTACGGCAAGGACCTCGGCGACCTGCGTGCGCTGGAGAAGCTGCTGCCCCAGCTGGCCGCCATGCCCGGCATCGTCCGGGTCCGCACGGTGTACCTGCAGCCGGCCGAGACCCGCCCGTCGCTGCTCGAGGTGCTGCTGACGACTCCGGGGGCCGCGCCCTACCTGGACCTGTCGTTCCAGCACGCGAGCCCGTCCGTACTGCGCCGGATGCGCCGGTTCGGTGGTTCGGCCGACTTCCTCGACCTGCTGCGCCGCGGCCGGGACCTGGCGCCCGCGCTCGGCGCCCGGTCGAACTTCATCGTCGGCTTTCCCGGCGAGACGGCCGAGGACCTCGACATCCTCGCAGACTTCCTCGAACAGGCCGACCTCGACGCGATCGGGATCTTCGGGTACTCGGACGAGGACGGTACCGAGGCCGTCCGCCTGCCTGACAAGCTTCCCGACGGCGAGATCGAGGACCGGCGTGCCCGGATCGCCGACCTCGTCGAACAACTCACGGCCGCCCGCGCCGAGCGCCGGGTGGGCGAGATCGTCGAGGTCCTCGTCGAGGAGATCGACGAGGACGAGGGTGGCGGCGCCGGGGCGGCCCAGATCGCCTACGGCAGTGCCGGGCACCAGCAGCGTGACGCCGACGGCGCCTGTTCCGTGCGGCTGGCGGCGGGTGCTGGCGGCGAGCCCGTGGCCGTCGGTGACCTGGTGGCGGCCCGCGTGGTCGGGGCCGAGGGCGTCGATCTGGTCACCGAGCTCGTCGAGGTGGTGGACCGGGCCCGCGGCGTGCCGGAGCCGGTCGCCGCCGGAGCACGTCCGTGA
- a CDS encoding DNA translocase FtsK, with protein MATRTTGAGARPREGSAASRSSGSGSRSAARGAGASRPSGGSGGGRGKSAKTPWSLALTFWLLRGVVRLWQAIATMFGSSLRHVRRGGKELWIEPEHRRDGAGLASLGAAILTMAAVWFHAAGPVGSGLDLVLRLLFGAGALLLPLIGLVAAWRLVRAPADPGSRGRVVIGWAATALGTLGFYHIVRGIPDFTGGTHRLRAAGGTAGFVASSPLAAAVTPYVAAPLLILLALFGILVVTRTPLRQVPVVFRGLADRLATGLREDAAAGRGRGRAAADRPGAGADDLDDGAGLADELLSRGSGAGETAAPAGRSRGRSRGSRASRSVDDVYDIDAAAGRGRVPPPDGHGPAVEAGDILDLDLGLDLGPGLEAAEAEPAPPAATRRPPRQRNPAAGTAAAADDEIEHLVPVPVEGDYVLPSPTLLKSGTPPKLRSAATDAVIASLTDVLTQFKVDARVTGFTRGPTVTRYEVELGPAVKVERITQLGKNIAYAVKSPDVRIISPIPGKSAVGIEIPNTDRELVSLGDVLRSADATGNPAPLLVGLGKDIEGGYVLANLAKMPHILIAGATGAGKSTCINTLITSVLARATPDQVRMVLVDPKRVELTSYQGIPHLITPIITNPKKASDALQWVVKEMENRYEDLAACGVRHVDDFNRKVRNGEIVAPPGSERVYTPYPYILTIVDELADLMMVAPRDVEDAICRITAMARAVGIHLVLATQRPSVDVVTGLIKANVPSRLAFATASLADSRTILDQAGAEKLVGLGDALFLPMGASKPARIQGAYVSEDEIAAIVDHTKEQAQPAFREDVFEGEAGPRKEIDEEIGDDMQLFLQAVELVVSSQFGSTSMLQRKLRVGFAKAGRLMDLMESRGIVGPTEGSKARDVLVMPDELEGLLVTLRSG; from the coding sequence GTGGCCACACGCACGACCGGGGCGGGCGCTCGACCCCGGGAGGGATCCGCCGCGTCCCGGTCCTCCGGCAGCGGCAGCCGGTCGGCGGCCCGCGGCGCGGGTGCGAGCCGTCCGTCGGGCGGCTCCGGCGGCGGCCGAGGCAAGTCCGCCAAGACGCCGTGGTCGCTCGCGCTGACGTTCTGGCTGCTGCGCGGGGTCGTCCGGCTGTGGCAGGCGATCGCGACGATGTTCGGCTCCTCGCTGCGCCATGTCCGGCGCGGCGGCAAGGAGCTGTGGATCGAGCCGGAGCACCGGCGTGACGGCGCCGGGCTCGCGTCACTCGGCGCCGCCATCCTGACCATGGCGGCGGTCTGGTTCCACGCCGCCGGGCCGGTCGGCTCCGGCCTCGACCTCGTGCTGCGGCTGCTGTTCGGTGCTGGTGCGCTGTTGCTGCCGCTGATCGGGCTGGTGGCCGCGTGGCGGCTGGTGCGGGCGCCGGCGGACCCGGGCAGCCGTGGCCGGGTCGTCATCGGCTGGGCCGCGACAGCGCTCGGGACGCTGGGCTTCTACCACATCGTGCGGGGCATTCCGGACTTCACCGGCGGTACCCATCGGCTGCGCGCCGCCGGGGGTACAGCGGGCTTCGTCGCCTCCTCGCCGCTGGCCGCCGCCGTGACCCCGTATGTCGCGGCGCCACTGCTGATCCTCCTGGCCCTGTTCGGAATCCTGGTGGTCACCCGGACTCCGCTGCGGCAGGTGCCGGTGGTCTTCCGCGGTCTCGCCGACCGGCTGGCCACCGGGCTGCGCGAGGATGCCGCCGCCGGCCGAGGCCGTGGCCGAGCGGCCGCCGACCGGCCCGGCGCCGGCGCGGACGATCTTGACGACGGGGCCGGGCTCGCGGACGAGCTGCTCTCCAGAGGCTCCGGGGCGGGCGAGACCGCTGCCCCGGCCGGCCGTAGCCGGGGCCGGTCTCGGGGCAGCCGCGCCAGCAGGTCGGTAGACGACGTGTACGACATCGACGCCGCCGCCGGCCGCGGGCGGGTCCCACCGCCGGACGGGCACGGCCCCGCGGTCGAGGCCGGCGACATCCTCGATCTCGACCTGGGCCTCGACCTCGGCCCCGGCCTGGAAGCCGCGGAGGCCGAGCCGGCCCCACCGGCCGCCACCCGGCGCCCGCCACGCCAGCGCAACCCGGCCGCAGGCACGGCCGCCGCCGCGGACGACGAGATCGAGCACCTGGTGCCCGTGCCGGTCGAGGGCGACTACGTGCTCCCGTCGCCGACGCTGCTGAAGTCCGGCACGCCGCCGAAGCTGCGCTCGGCCGCGACGGACGCGGTGATCGCCTCGCTGACGGATGTCCTCACCCAGTTCAAGGTGGACGCCCGGGTCACCGGCTTCACCCGCGGCCCGACGGTGACCCGCTACGAGGTCGAGCTGGGCCCGGCGGTCAAGGTCGAGCGGATCACCCAGCTCGGGAAGAACATCGCCTACGCGGTCAAGAGCCCCGACGTCCGGATCATCAGCCCGATCCCGGGCAAGAGCGCCGTCGGCATCGAGATCCCGAACACGGACCGGGAGCTGGTCTCGCTCGGCGACGTGCTGCGCAGCGCGGACGCGACGGGCAACCCGGCCCCGCTGCTCGTCGGCCTCGGCAAGGACATCGAGGGCGGCTACGTCCTCGCGAACCTCGCGAAGATGCCGCACATCCTCATCGCGGGCGCCACGGGCGCCGGCAAGTCGACCTGTATCAACACGCTCATCACGAGCGTGTTGGCGCGTGCCACCCCCGATCAGGTGCGGATGGTGCTCGTCGACCCAAAACGTGTCGAATTGACGAGCTATCAGGGAATTCCGCATCTCATCACCCCCATCATCACGAACCCGAAAAAGGCGTCCGACGCGCTGCAGTGGGTCGTGAAGGAGATGGAAAACCGATACGAGGACCTAGCAGCCTGCGGCGTTCGCCATGTGGACGACTTCAACCGCAAGGTGCGAAACGGTGAGATCGTCGCGCCGCCCGGCTCGGAGCGCGTCTACACGCCGTACCCGTACATCCTGACGATCGTCGACGAGCTCGCCGACCTGATGATGGTCGCTCCGCGTGACGTTGAGGACGCGATCTGTCGGATCACCGCGATGGCGCGGGCCGTCGGCATCCACCTGGTGCTCGCCACCCAGCGGCCGTCGGTCGACGTCGTCACCGGCCTGATCAAGGCCAACGTGCCGTCCCGGCTGGCGTTCGCGACCGCGTCCCTGGCCGACAGCCGGACCATCCTCGACCAGGCCGGCGCCGAGAAGCTGGTCGGCCTGGGCGACGCGCTCTTCCTGCCGATGGGGGCCAGCAAGCCGGCCCGTATCCAGGGCGCCTACGTCTCCGAGGACGAGATCGCCGCGATCGTCGACCACACCAAGGAACAGGCGCAGCCGGCGTTCCGCGAGGACGTCTTCGAGGGGGAGGCCGGCCCCCGCAAGGAGATCGACGAGGAGATCGGCGACGACATGCAGCTGTTCCTGCAGGCCGTCGAGCTCGTCGTCAGCTCCCAGTTCGGCTCGACCTCGATGCTGCAGCGTAAGCTTCGGGTGGGTTTCGCGAAGGCGGGCCGGTTGATGGACCTGATGGAGAGCCGCGGGATCGTCGGGCCCACTGAGGGCTCTAAGGCCCGTGATGTCCTGGTGATGCCAGATGAGCTGGAAGGCCTTCTGGTTACGTTGCGGAGTGGCTGA
- a CDS encoding competence/damage-inducible protein A, producing the protein MLAEVVAVGDELLYGDIINGNAAWLGRQLADVGVRVERSVVVGDDVAVIEQAVRAAAGRADVVVVTGGLGPTQDDLTREGIAAAAGVGLRRDDFVEAQLRRRFRELGRQVPDMNYRQADLPEGAEPLPNVPGTAPGVRVEIGPAVAYALPGVPHEMYAMFTASVLPDLLRRAGQPAVVVHRVLRTAGIWESAVAEAVAGEVERLRGVGNPTIAFLASGGQTRMRITARAGDRAEADRLIAPVEAAARAALGPAVYGVDDETLAGVVGRQLTTRTGTIAVAESLTGGRLAAAFTETPGASAYFRGGVVVYATDSKASVLGVDPEVLATDGAVSARAAAALAVGVRDLFGATWGLATTGVAGPDEQEGKPVGTLHLGLAGPDRTTTRSLRLPGDRPRIQAFAVVQALDVLRRTLSGLPMAGTGPSGAVELPDR; encoded by the coding sequence ATGCTGGCTGAGGTCGTCGCGGTCGGCGACGAGCTGCTCTACGGCGACATCATCAACGGCAACGCGGCCTGGCTGGGCCGCCAGCTCGCCGATGTGGGCGTCCGGGTCGAGCGGTCGGTGGTCGTCGGTGACGACGTGGCGGTCATCGAGCAGGCGGTGCGTGCCGCGGCCGGCCGGGCGGACGTCGTCGTCGTCACCGGCGGCCTGGGCCCGACGCAGGACGACCTCACCCGGGAGGGCATCGCCGCGGCCGCCGGGGTGGGGCTGCGCCGCGACGACTTCGTCGAGGCCCAGCTGCGCCGGCGGTTCCGGGAGCTGGGCCGCCAGGTGCCCGACATGAACTACCGGCAGGCCGACCTGCCCGAGGGTGCCGAGCCGCTGCCGAACGTCCCGGGGACCGCTCCCGGCGTCCGCGTGGAGATCGGCCCGGCGGTGGCCTACGCGCTGCCGGGCGTGCCGCACGAGATGTACGCGATGTTCACCGCCAGCGTGCTGCCGGACCTGCTGCGCCGCGCCGGCCAGCCCGCGGTCGTCGTGCACCGGGTGCTGCGCACGGCCGGAATCTGGGAGTCGGCCGTCGCCGAGGCGGTGGCCGGCGAGGTCGAGCGCCTGCGCGGGGTGGGGAACCCCACGATCGCCTTCCTCGCCAGCGGCGGGCAGACCCGGATGCGGATCACGGCGCGGGCCGGCGACCGGGCCGAGGCCGACCGGCTGATCGCGCCGGTCGAGGCCGCGGCGCGCGCCGCGCTCGGCCCGGCCGTCTACGGCGTCGACGACGAGACGCTCGCCGGCGTGGTCGGCCGGCAGCTGACCACCCGGACCGGCACGATCGCCGTCGCCGAGTCGCTCACCGGGGGTCGGCTGGCCGCCGCGTTCACCGAGACGCCCGGTGCCTCCGCCTACTTCCGCGGTGGCGTGGTCGTCTACGCCACCGACTCGAAGGCGTCCGTCCTCGGCGTCGACCCGGAGGTCCTCGCGACCGACGGTGCCGTGTCGGCGCGCGCCGCGGCAGCCCTCGCCGTCGGCGTCCGGGACCTGTTCGGCGCTACGTGGGGGCTCGCGACGACGGGTGTCGCGGGTCCGGACGAGCAGGAGGGCAAGCCCGTCGGCACGCTGCACCTGGGCCTGGCCGGCCCGGACCGCACGACGACCCGATCGCTGCGCCTGCCCGGGGACCGGCCGCGCATCCAGGCCTTCGCGGTTGTCCAGGCGCTGGACGTGTTACGGCGTACGCTCTCGGGACTCCCAATGGCAGGCACCGGGCCGTCGGGAGCCGTGGAGCTTCCGGACAGGTAG